One region of Wyeomyia smithii strain HCP4-BCI-WySm-NY-G18 chromosome 3, ASM2978416v1, whole genome shotgun sequence genomic DNA includes:
- the LOC129726758 gene encoding DNA excision repair protein ERCC-5: MGVTGLWKLVEQSGKPVPLETLENKVLAVDISIWLHQVIKGFQDSKGSSLPNAHVLGLFHRLCKLMYYRVKPVFVFDGGVPMLKKQTIIKRNQSKSKFQNEADRIQQLLLETLAKEKVVQQALGSATNLLVSPVKKVGNSSKDQGEPDEMFKLPPLKEDSPFKSPENAQTDLDDSTSSWDEKTSKNYYHLNLNAIDVTSVHFKNLPADVRHDILSDIKDTRKESSWGRLHELPVESNDFSSFQMKRLLKRRTVQVELEEAEKEMGGKCLSLAELEALLSEEGVDTCSDRAAQKIASDENTRFLLVRDVQKAIEKAKAREEEQMNAPKPAKLPKVEVKKNDSLEILDDKDMDEELQLAIKMSLMQDEDPNVMIDLEPEEVRMSKQQKQVLGGAALSLARGYMMEYGGMSNDDVRELLQQTQDVDAGDVEQSFTQMFEHKDVYVLQDKKVQDDDVQEIYSSSETESDSDFIDVPTDDLDDSVPGVLLPLNPSNHMKPLYTTVVDFTLDDLKVNKEGKKVVEVLIDTKTLGQKDEDDIFADVFATTSTDNVAAKLPVPASNEPPIMPKPPVCIKPSIKIKKVDDINAGLKEELERLKACPVIDLDKIDVTVALESNAPPLDAEENEIIIPNTEKTVQKSEINEQLVKEPSSSKPPTNLNQATLRNSSAPINITISDGEDSDATVGYSPMKEVQKIAEAKVEENREQVANLDIATSIDQSIPVYGTPKKGTLEQFVKSRTPGSDSKKSEPEEDLPNVPKPYFVNTTPTSSGKKSGLKSNGSPPKSTRISKELFPEQEPIPSTSKAVTHATSLITEMADSLKDNKTPLELKRMALNLAQEERELEKEKNRQNRMGNSITEQMQNDCMELLKLFGIPFIVAPMEAEAQCAFLNQIDITDGTITDDSDIWLFGGKTVYKNFFNQQKLVMEFTIENIERLFQVDRKKLIQLALLVGSDYTTGIHGVGAVTALEILASFPSTPEKEGETNEIMSLLSGLRKFREWWNHGRNSSVGTRIALKSKLKNIEFTEGFPSSGVVEAYLYPTVDGSDEAFSWGYPDVERLLVFAKQKFGWPTSKTNDILNPVLKRLDERKSQASIKNYFKVQSAVAHNQVKVSKRVQQAVDTMAGKITEEQTKSPKKRVTRKKKPDSSKLTNEDGTTSKQAVSSTQSNGEDFEEPKKGRGQKSTAGRGKKAGSKPQTSSDVEKPSTSLSNISGIIAKINDQSAELLGDNAPKSKKASIKNKIPDFNPAIPQRLKDQEEMANRKQRAVELFRKTQADAQSKRTRR; encoded by the exons ATGGGAGTTACTGGCCTTTGGAAACTGGTGGAGCAGTCTGGGAAACCAGTTCCGCTGGAGACACTAGAGAATAAAGTTCTTGCTGTCG ATATATCGATTTGGCTGCATCAGGTGATTAAGGGTTTCCAGGACTCTAAAGGTAGTTCCCTGCCAAACGCGCACGTTCTGGGATTGTTCCATAGGCTCTGTAAACTTATGTATTATCGTGTTAAGCCTGTGTTCGTATTCGACGGTGGCGTTCCAATGCTAAAGAAGCAAACCATA ATCAAACGAAACCAAAGTAAGAGTAAGTTTCAAAACGAAGCGGATCGAATCCAACAGCTTTTACTGGAGACACTTGCAAAGGAGAAAGTTGTACAACAAGCTTTGGGATCAGCCACCAACCTGCTAGTCTCGCCCGTAAAGAAAGTTGGTAACAGCAGTAAAGATCAAGGAGAGCCCGATGAAATGTTCAAGCTTCCCCCTCTCAAGGAGGATTCGCCGTTCAAAAGCCCAGAAAACGCGCAAACAGATTTGGATGATAGCACCAGTTCGTGGGACGAAAAAACCTCGAAGAACTactatcatttaaatttaaatgcCATTGATGTAACCAGTGTGCATTTTAAAAATCTTCCGGCCGATGTGCGGCATGATATTTTATCCGACATTAAGGATACCCGGAAGGAATCATCTTGGGGAAGATTGCATGAACTCCCCGTAGAAAGTAATGATTTCTCGTCGTTTCAAATGAAACGATTACTGAAGCGTCGTACGGTTCAAGTCGAGCTCGAAGAGGCCGAAAAGGAAATGGGTGGCAAATGTCTCTCGTTGGCCGAGCTTGAAGCTTTGCTGTCCGAGGAGGGTGTCGATACATGTTCGGATAGGGCAGCACAGAAAATTGCTTCTGATGAAAACACAAGATTTCTGCTGGTCAGAGATGTTCAGAAGGCAATCGAGAAAGCCAAAGCTAGAGAAGAGGAGCAAATGAATGCCCCGAAACCAGCCAAGTTGCCCAAAGTTGAAGTGAAGAAAAACGATAGTCTAGAGATTTTAGACGACAAAGATATGGATGAAGAATTGCAGTTGgcgatcaaaatgtctctgatGCAGGATGAAGATCCCAATGTGATGATTGATTTAGAGCCGGAAGAAGTCCGCATGTCTAAACAACAGAAACAGGTTCTTGGAGGTGCGGCTTTGAGCTTAGCTCGAGGTTATATGATGGAATATGGTGGAATGTCAAACGACGACGTTCGTGAGTTGTTACAGCAAACACAAGACGTAGACGCTGGCGATGTGGAGCAGTCTTTTACGCAAATGTTTGAACACAAGGATGTTTATGTTTTACAGGACAAGAAAGTACAGGATGATGATGTGCAAGAAATATATTCGTCATCTGAAACCGAGTCTGATTCGGACTTTATCGATGTTCCAACGGATGATCTTGATGATTCAGTGCCGGGAGTGTTGTTACCGCTTAACCCTAGTAATCACATGAAGCCACTTTATACTACGGTTGTGGACTTCACCTTGGATGATCTCAAAGTCAACAAAGAAGGGAAGAAGGTGGTAGAGGTGCTCATCGATACAAAGACGCTAGGTCAGAAAGATGAAGACGATATCTTTGCAGATGTATTTGCGACGACATCAACTGATAACGTTGCTGCTAAATTGCCTGTTCCTGCTTCTAATGAACCGCCAATCATGCCTAAACCTCCGGTTTGTATAAAACCTTCTATTAAAATCAAGAAAGTCGATGACATTAATGCGGGACTCAAAGAAGAACTAGAGCGTCTAAAAGCATGTCCAGTGATAGATTTAGATAAAATCGATGTTACCGTTGCTTTGGAAAGTAATGCTCCGCCACTAGATGCTGAAGagaatgaaataataatacCAAATACAGAAAAAACTGTCCAAAAATCGGAAATCAACGAGCAACTGGTGAAAGAACCGAGCTCATCGAAACCACCAACGAACTTGAATCAGGCAACTCTGCGCAATTCATCAGCACCGATCAATATTACCATATCCGATGGAGAGGATAGCGATGCCACAGTTGGTTATTCGCCAATGAAAGAAGTTCAAAAGATTGCTGAAGCTAAAGTCGAGGAAAATCGAGAACAGGTAGCGAATTTGGACATAGCTACCTCCATCGATCAATCCATTCCTGTCTACGGAACACCGAAGAAGGGTACGCTGGAACAGTTTGTAAAATCTCGGACACCCGGTAGTGATTCTAAAAAATCTGAGCCCGAAGAAGATCTACCGAATGTTCCGAAGCCATACTTCGTCAACACAACTCCCACATCATCGGGTAAAAAAAGTGGATTAAAATCAAACGGTAGTCCTCCGAAATCGACTCGTATATCAAAAGAATTATTTCCAGAGCAAGAGCCGATTCCTTCGACAAGTAAAGCCGTGACACATGCCACTTCTCTAATCACTGAAATGGCTGATAGCTTGAAGGATAACAAAACTCCGCTCGAGCTAAAACGCATGGCGCTAAATCTTGCACAGGAAGAACGTGAGTTGGAAAAAGAGAAGAATCGCCAAAATCGCATGGGAAATTCAATTACGGAACAAATGCAGAACGATTGTATGGAACTGCTGAAGTTGTTCGGTATACCTTTCATAGTGGCTCCTATGGAAGCTGAAGCGCAGTGTGCGTTTCTAAATCAAATCGATATAACGGATGGAACCATTACCGATGATAGTGATATTTGGTTGTTCGGTGGGAAAACAGTGTACAAGAATTTCTTCAATCAACAAAAGCTTGTAATGGAGTTTACCATCGAAAATATCGAAAGGTTGTTCCAGGTGGACCGCAAAAAACTAATTCAGCTAGCTTTGTTGGTGGGAAGTGATTATACTACAG GAATCCACGGCGTCGGTGCAGTAACGGCATTAGAAATACTTGCATCCTTTCCTTCCACTCCAGAAAAGGAAGGAGAAACAAATGAAATAATGTCACTTCTGTCAGGACTGCGCAAGTTCCGCGAATGGTGGAATCACGGCCGCAATAGTTCCGTCGGAACACGAATCGCACTCAAATCGAAGCTCAAAAACATCGAATTTACGGAGGGATTTCCCAGTTCGGGTGTGGTCGAAGCTTATCTTTATCCCACGGTAGATGGTAGTGATGAAGCATTTTCTTGGGGCTATCCCGATGTGGAACGGTTGCTAGTTTTTGCTAAACAAAAATTTGGTTGGCCAACTTCAAAGACAAATGACATTCTTAATCCTGTTCTGAAACGATTGGATGAACGAAAGTCACAGGCATCCATAAAGAACTACTTTAAAGTGCAGAGTGCTGTCGCCCATAATCAGGTGAAGGTCAGCAAACGTGTCCAGCAAGCAGTCGATACAATGGCTGGTAAAATAACAGAAGAACAGACAAAAAGTCCTAAAAAGCGTGTCACCAGAAAAAAGAAACCTGATAGTTCTAAATTAACTAATGAGGATGGTACAACTAGCAAGCAAGCTGTAAGTTCAACACAAAGCAATGGAGAAGATTTTGAAGAGCCTAAAAAAGGTCGAGGACAAAAGTCCACTGCTGGTAGAGGCAAAAAAGCGGGATCGAAACCACAAACTAGTAGCGACGTGGAAAAACCATCCACATCTTTATCTAACATCTCCGGAATAATTGCTAAAATAAATGATCAGTCGGCAGAACTACTTGGCGACAACGCACCGAAGAGCAAAAAAGCTTCCATTAAGAACAAAATACCCGATTTCAATCCAGCTATTCCGCAACGCTTGAAGGACCAAGAAGAAATGGCCAATCGAAAGCAACGTGCCGTTGAACTATTTCGCAAAACTCAGGCCGATGCTCAAAGTAAGAGAACGCGGAGATAA